Proteins from a single region of Pyxidicoccus trucidator:
- a CDS encoding protein kinase domain-containing protein — translation MAETWRARLMGAAGVTKSVLIKKVLPEFADDEAFISMFISEARISATLSHGNVAQVFDFGQADGNYFLAMEYVDGQPLHRILKRALQSKFFSLPVPVATFIALEMCRGLHYAHTRADEKGVPLGIVHRDISPDNVLVSYEGQVKIVDFGIAKARSLRSFDTTPGVVKGKYLFFSPEQARGEDVDARTDVWATGVVLYMLVCGRLPLEGPEYEVRRKLALRQPVTRARDVRPDVPAALDAILQKALALKKEDRFESAHALGDALAGFLYTSAPRFSAMSVAYLLRELFRTEMAAEGRDTKVPPSFVEELSVWRVAPPMPKPTEPAAPMLTAGLQTLETDQSEPLAPSESESPEASADGASESEGGILHDGIGVSTAVGGVAVLAVLVLLWMTFTRLKADWMEQEEPRPSGPPASFRPVPPPARADEGPPKKSTPAASEARASATWPVESFQVDARKHVFSVSSGRAALGTLDANADWSLVETTVSGTADRGKAMPALFFLLTGPGVDAAAAVGPVSRKPEVLRSASGLMLFTLGPPVPDDLPGRTVTVTSLRTGAVQRHVLHPEWMTAPADRAFVLSGLLPEESYRLTLEPVGEGAFTRGRERGPALTVACVQRERAEDLAPERVSRFLMSHGEEVRITGMRGLACGFVDDDPSDNEGAVNILIEKTRPLPERGAPVVRQATPRPASAQRLDKKAAPGTPASDAEAFPEPSAEGRATSGSSADGVLVAARALFKSGKFEAARARARQCVALDPDHVECHLLLGSVEARLGRREEGAKHYRRFLELAPGNHPQASQVIRTLQEYEAE, via the coding sequence ATGGCGGAGACGTGGCGTGCCCGGCTGATGGGCGCGGCCGGCGTCACCAAGTCCGTGCTCATCAAGAAGGTGTTGCCGGAGTTCGCCGACGACGAGGCGTTCATCTCCATGTTCATCAGCGAGGCGCGCATCTCCGCCACGCTGTCGCACGGCAACGTGGCCCAGGTCTTCGACTTCGGGCAGGCGGACGGCAACTACTTCCTGGCCATGGAGTACGTGGACGGCCAGCCGCTCCACCGCATTCTCAAGCGGGCGCTGCAATCCAAGTTCTTCTCTCTGCCCGTGCCCGTCGCCACCTTCATTGCCCTGGAGATGTGCCGGGGGCTGCACTACGCGCACACCCGGGCCGACGAGAAGGGCGTGCCGCTGGGCATCGTCCACCGGGACATCTCCCCGGACAACGTGCTCGTCAGCTACGAGGGCCAGGTCAAGATTGTCGACTTCGGCATCGCCAAGGCGCGCTCGCTGCGCAGCTTCGACACCACCCCGGGCGTGGTGAAGGGGAAGTACCTCTTCTTCTCCCCCGAGCAGGCGCGCGGCGAGGACGTGGATGCGCGCACCGACGTCTGGGCCACCGGCGTGGTCCTCTACATGCTGGTCTGCGGGCGGCTGCCGCTGGAGGGGCCCGAGTACGAGGTGCGGCGCAAGCTGGCACTCCGCCAGCCCGTCACCCGGGCCCGCGACGTGCGGCCGGATGTGCCCGCGGCGCTGGACGCCATCCTGCAGAAGGCGCTCGCGCTGAAGAAGGAGGACCGCTTCGAGTCCGCCCACGCCCTGGGCGACGCACTGGCCGGGTTCCTCTACACGTCCGCGCCGCGCTTCTCCGCCATGTCCGTGGCGTACCTGCTGCGCGAGCTGTTCCGCACGGAGATGGCGGCCGAGGGCCGCGACACCAAGGTGCCGCCCTCCTTCGTGGAGGAGCTGTCCGTCTGGCGCGTCGCCCCGCCCATGCCCAAGCCCACCGAGCCGGCGGCGCCGATGCTGACGGCGGGACTCCAGACGCTCGAGACCGACCAGAGCGAGCCGTTGGCGCCGTCGGAGTCGGAGTCGCCCGAGGCGTCGGCGGACGGCGCCAGCGAGTCCGAGGGCGGCATCCTCCATGACGGTATCGGCGTGTCGACCGCCGTGGGCGGCGTGGCCGTGCTGGCCGTCCTGGTCCTGCTGTGGATGACGTTCACCCGGCTCAAGGCCGACTGGATGGAGCAGGAGGAGCCCCGTCCTTCCGGGCCTCCGGCCTCGTTCCGGCCCGTCCCTCCGCCCGCGCGGGCGGACGAGGGCCCTCCGAAGAAGTCGACTCCGGCGGCGTCCGAGGCCCGGGCCTCCGCCACCTGGCCGGTGGAGTCCTTCCAGGTCGATGCCCGGAAGCACGTGTTCAGCGTCTCCTCCGGGCGCGCTGCCCTGGGAACGCTGGACGCCAACGCGGACTGGAGCCTCGTGGAGACCACCGTGTCTGGCACGGCGGACCGCGGCAAGGCGATGCCCGCGCTCTTCTTCCTCCTCACGGGCCCGGGCGTGGACGCCGCTGCCGCGGTGGGCCCCGTGTCTCGCAAGCCGGAGGTACTCCGGAGTGCCTCGGGGCTGATGCTTTTCACCCTGGGCCCTCCCGTCCCGGACGACCTGCCCGGGCGCACCGTGACTGTCACCAGCCTGAGGACGGGCGCGGTTCAGCGCCACGTCCTCCACCCCGAGTGGATGACGGCCCCGGCGGACCGGGCCTTCGTCCTCTCGGGCCTGCTGCCAGAGGAGTCCTACCGGTTGACGCTGGAGCCGGTGGGTGAGGGCGCCTTCACGCGCGGGCGCGAGCGGGGCCCTGCGCTCACCGTGGCCTGCGTGCAGCGGGAGCGAGCGGAGGACCTGGCTCCAGAGCGGGTCTCCCGCTTCCTGATGTCCCACGGCGAGGAGGTGCGCATCACCGGGATGCGCGGCCTGGCCTGCGGCTTCGTCGACGACGACCCGTCCGACAACGAGGGCGCGGTGAACATCCTCATCGAGAAGACCCGCCCGCTGCCCGAGCGAGGCGCCCCGGTGGTCCGCCAGGCCACCCCGAGGCCCGCCAGCGCGCAGCGGCTGGACAAGAAGGCGGCGCCGGGCACCCCAGCCAGCGACGCCGAGGCGTTCCCGGAGCCCTCCGCCGAGGGCCGCGCGACTTCCGGAAGCTCGGCGGACGGAGTCCTGGTGGCGGCCCGTGCCCTCTTCAAGTCCGGGAAGTTCGAGGCCGCGCGCGCACGGGCCCGCCAGTGCGTGGCGCTGGACCCGGACCACGTGGAGTGCCACCTGCTGCTGGGCTCCGTGGAGGCCCGGCTGGGCCGCCGGGAGGAGGGCGCGAAGCACTACCGGCGCTTCCTGGAGCTGGCCCCCGGGAACCACCCCCAGGCCAGCCAGGTCATCCGCACGCTCCAGGAGTACGAGGCCGAGTAG
- a CDS encoding serine/threonine protein kinase, whose product MALQPGDRFGRYELVSWLGRGGMAETWRARLVGDAGVTKPVLIKKVLPEFSGDEAFISMFISEARISATLSHGNVAQVFDFGRVDGDYFLAMELVDGQPLHRILRRAARTGLRTLPIPLATFLALEMCRGLHYAHTRADEKGQPLGIVHRDISPDNVLVSYEGQVKIVDFGIAKARSLRSFFTEPGVVKGKYLFFSPEQARGEDVDARTDVWATGVVLYELLCGQLPVSGEQYTQLTAMTRLANGEFPSPRQVRKDLPAELDEIVMRALSVNLDMRFESSHAFGDALASFLYRFAPRFSSMNLAHLVRELFRNELTQEGRPMAVPPAFLEELDAWRSNVAVTPSQASAIAEVTTTPPMRRPLVGQPEAPEPPKAPGRSPRISLATVCIGAGAVLTLGAVALFLTSSQQAESRAPSPLRPLQETGVTAAPVPGVEADSPARGSLLPAASEALLAPAADSGVAPPPDAAASASMTEASTTDGGTAEPSSQALALSASGAPDAGADGQAASVSSTWLDAKRHVIVLPRRLVAFPGLTPTKTYQVSERSDAPLPEPKSVQAPSPSNQPPVFFLLLGSSVSGEVTLGEVTRDALSFRGASAMSFFTLGPPTQKRSSRRVIQLAGTQPGVAKQFSFQPEARVASVERAALIEGLSRSDSYSLTLTSAGEGAFIHGLSRGAVRRVVCVQGSQSKTAEGPAAGWPVAFLLEQGREVQVEGVDSLRCGFVDDDPSDNQGTVELQLRKTGLAKGEGLPESETGGLARDAARALQERDYLKATQLAQQCLDVEPLHASCLLHLASAQARLGYNEPASMNYRLFVQHHPDDPRTDGIRKLLADYEAKGSQPRNGQQ is encoded by the coding sequence ATGGCCTTGCAACCCGGAGACAGGTTTGGCCGATACGAGCTGGTGTCATGGCTCGGTCGGGGAGGAATGGCGGAGACGTGGCGTGCCCGCCTGGTGGGCGACGCCGGCGTCACCAAGCCCGTGCTCATCAAGAAGGTGCTGCCGGAGTTCTCCGGCGATGAAGCCTTCATCTCCATGTTCATCAGCGAGGCGCGCATCTCCGCCACGCTGTCGCATGGCAACGTGGCCCAGGTCTTCGACTTCGGCCGCGTGGATGGTGACTACTTCCTCGCCATGGAGCTCGTGGACGGCCAGCCGCTCCACCGCATCCTCAGGCGCGCGGCGCGGACTGGCCTCCGGACCCTGCCCATTCCCCTGGCGACGTTCCTCGCCCTGGAGATGTGCCGGGGGCTGCACTACGCGCACACCCGGGCCGACGAGAAGGGCCAGCCGCTGGGCATCGTCCACCGGGACATCTCTCCGGACAACGTGCTCGTCAGCTACGAGGGCCAGGTCAAGATTGTCGACTTCGGCATCGCCAAGGCGCGCTCGCTGCGCAGCTTCTTTACCGAGCCCGGGGTGGTGAAGGGCAAGTACCTCTTCTTCTCGCCGGAGCAGGCGCGCGGCGAGGACGTGGATGCGCGCACCGACGTCTGGGCCACCGGCGTGGTGCTCTACGAGTTGCTCTGTGGACAGCTCCCCGTGTCCGGAGAGCAGTACACGCAGTTGACGGCGATGACGCGGCTGGCGAACGGCGAGTTCCCGTCGCCCCGGCAGGTGCGCAAGGACCTGCCCGCCGAGCTGGACGAAATCGTCATGCGCGCGCTGTCGGTGAACCTCGACATGCGCTTCGAGTCCAGCCACGCCTTCGGGGACGCGCTGGCCTCGTTCCTCTACCGCTTCGCGCCCCGGTTCTCGTCCATGAACCTGGCGCATCTGGTCCGCGAGCTGTTCCGGAACGAGCTGACCCAGGAGGGCCGCCCGATGGCGGTGCCGCCCGCGTTCCTCGAGGAGCTGGACGCGTGGCGCAGCAACGTGGCCGTGACTCCCTCCCAGGCTTCGGCCATCGCGGAAGTCACGACCACTCCGCCGATGCGCCGGCCCCTGGTGGGGCAGCCCGAGGCACCCGAGCCACCGAAGGCTCCCGGCCGCTCCCCGCGCATCTCGCTTGCCACCGTCTGCATCGGCGCGGGCGCGGTGCTCACGCTGGGGGCGGTGGCCCTGTTCCTGACCTCCTCGCAGCAAGCCGAGTCGCGGGCCCCGTCACCGCTCCGTCCCCTACAAGAGACGGGTGTGACGGCGGCTCCCGTGCCAGGCGTCGAAGCCGATTCACCCGCGAGGGGAAGTTTGCTTCCGGCAGCGAGCGAGGCGCTCCTGGCGCCAGCGGCGGATTCGGGAGTCGCCCCGCCACCGGATGCGGCTGCCTCCGCGTCAATGACAGAAGCCTCCACGACGGATGGCGGAACCGCCGAACCCTCAAGCCAGGCCCTGGCGCTCTCCGCGAGCGGCGCTCCCGATGCCGGCGCCGATGGACAGGCTGCGTCCGTGTCCTCCACGTGGCTGGATGCGAAGCGGCACGTCATCGTCCTGCCTCGAAGGCTTGTTGCCTTCCCGGGGCTGACCCCCACCAAGACCTATCAAGTCTCGGAGCGCTCCGACGCGCCCCTTCCGGAACCGAAGAGCGTCCAGGCGCCTTCTCCATCGAATCAGCCGCCCGTCTTCTTCCTGCTCCTGGGGTCCTCGGTGTCTGGTGAAGTCACCCTGGGAGAAGTCACCCGGGACGCGCTGAGCTTCCGGGGCGCCTCGGCCATGTCTTTCTTCACCCTGGGCCCCCCCACCCAGAAACGGTCTTCCAGGCGGGTCATCCAGCTCGCGGGCACGCAGCCTGGCGTGGCGAAGCAGTTCAGCTTCCAACCGGAGGCGAGGGTCGCCTCCGTGGAGAGGGCCGCCCTCATCGAGGGCCTGAGCCGCTCGGACAGCTATTCCCTGACGCTGACGTCCGCTGGCGAGGGGGCGTTCATTCATGGGCTGTCACGAGGCGCCGTGCGCCGGGTCGTCTGTGTCCAGGGGAGTCAATCCAAGACGGCGGAAGGACCCGCCGCGGGCTGGCCCGTGGCGTTCCTCCTGGAGCAGGGCAGGGAGGTACAGGTCGAGGGCGTTGACTCGCTGCGGTGCGGCTTCGTTGACGATGACCCCTCCGACAACCAGGGCACGGTAGAACTCCAGCTCCGCAAGACAGGCTTGGCGAAGGGAGAGGGGCTTCCCGAGTCGGAGACCGGGGGGCTGGCTCGGGACGCCGCGAGGGCCCTCCAGGAGCGGGACTACCTCAAGGCCACCCAGCTCGCTCAGCAGTGTCTGGACGTCGAGCCGCTCCACGCCAGCTGCCTCCTCCACCTGGCCTCGGCCCAGGCCCGGCTCGGCTACAACGAGCCCGCCTCGATGAACTACCGGCTCTTCGTCCAGCACCACCCGGACGACCCCCGGACCGACGGCATCCGCAAGCTGCTCGCGGACTACGAAGCAAAGGGGTCGCAGCCGCGAAACGGACAGCAGTAG
- a CDS encoding sigma 54-interacting transcriptional regulator, producing MFRAVASLGDEDGDELIRTDALPALRAPRVRMRLAVLTGPDAGEAYPLLPGRYRIGSEPTSDIVLPDRAVSRQHLILEVRDDGVRAVDPGSRNGSYCEGMRFSELEVRPGAVLTLGTTELKLVPEGEKPRSMPLSTRGSFGGLVGNSRRMREVFTLLERLAAGDSDVLIQGETGTGKELCAEAIHAHSPRSKGPFVIADLAGIPPALLESELFGHVKGAFTGANTDRAGAFERAHGGTLFLDEVGELPLEVQPRLLRALERRQVKRVGANDYRTVNVRVVAATHQDLEGSVKSGQFRGDLFHRLAVLRAILPPLREHPEDIPLLIDTVLERMHRPPSALSDQTRALLAQYPWPGNVRELRNVVDRVVNLGEEALPDIPDVPARGTVHGDDDPENTVPMSLDLPFKEAKERLIDGFERDYLRTLLERCGGNVSRASREAGIDRVYLRKLLRKHGLDTASS from the coding sequence ATGTTCCGCGCCGTGGCGAGCCTGGGAGACGAGGACGGGGACGAGCTGATCCGAACCGATGCCCTTCCGGCACTCCGCGCCCCTCGTGTCCGCATGCGTCTGGCGGTGCTGACGGGGCCGGATGCCGGGGAGGCCTATCCGCTGTTGCCGGGGCGCTACCGCATCGGCTCCGAGCCGACGTCGGACATCGTGCTCCCGGACCGGGCGGTATCGCGCCAGCACCTCATCCTGGAAGTGCGGGATGATGGCGTACGGGCGGTGGACCCGGGCTCGCGCAACGGCTCCTACTGCGAGGGCATGCGCTTCTCCGAGCTGGAGGTCCGCCCCGGCGCGGTCCTCACGCTGGGCACCACCGAGCTGAAGCTGGTGCCCGAGGGCGAGAAGCCACGCTCCATGCCCCTGTCCACGCGCGGCAGCTTCGGCGGGCTGGTGGGCAACAGCCGACGCATGCGCGAGGTCTTCACGCTGCTGGAGCGGCTGGCCGCGGGCGACTCGGACGTCCTCATCCAGGGCGAGACGGGCACGGGCAAGGAGCTGTGCGCGGAGGCCATCCACGCCCACAGCCCAAGGAGCAAGGGCCCCTTCGTCATCGCCGACCTCGCGGGCATTCCTCCCGCGCTGCTGGAGAGCGAGCTGTTCGGCCACGTGAAGGGGGCCTTCACCGGCGCCAACACGGACCGCGCCGGCGCCTTCGAGCGCGCGCACGGGGGCACCCTCTTCCTGGACGAGGTGGGCGAGCTGCCGCTGGAAGTGCAGCCCCGCCTGCTGCGCGCGCTGGAGCGCCGGCAGGTGAAGCGCGTGGGCGCCAACGACTACCGCACCGTCAACGTGCGCGTGGTGGCGGCCACGCACCAGGACCTGGAAGGCTCGGTGAAGAGCGGCCAGTTCCGAGGGGACCTCTTCCACCGGCTCGCCGTGCTGCGCGCCATCCTTCCGCCCCTGCGCGAGCACCCGGAGGACATCCCGCTGCTCATCGACACCGTGCTGGAGCGCATGCACCGTCCTCCCAGCGCCCTGTCGGACCAGACGCGCGCGCTGCTGGCCCAGTACCCGTGGCCGGGCAACGTGCGCGAATTGCGCAACGTGGTGGACCGCGTGGTGAACCTGGGTGAAGAGGCGCTGCCGGACATCCCCGACGTGCCCGCGCGCGGAACCGTGCACGGAGACGACGACCCGGAGAACACGGTGCCCATGTCCCTGGACCTCCCCTTCAAGGAGGCCAAGGAGCGGCTCATCGACGGCTTCGAGCGGGACTACCTCCGCACCCTCCTCGAGCGCTGCGGGGGCAACGTGTCCCGCGCCTCGCGAGAGGCCGGCATCGACCGCGTCTACCTGCGCAAGCTGCTGCGCAAGCACGGCCTGGACACGGCGTCCTCCTGA
- a CDS encoding DUF4382 domain-containing protein has product MPLIPRLRSSFAALLTVALLPLVGCGGGEGKVTLLMTDAPGDDLKTAVVTISEIYLQGGGDDDDSDDLEKADNDGKGGRVVLLDEPVTVSLLELANKTSELVSDAVVPNGNYSEIRFVITGGYVEAKNADGSTTLFASSDDYAELPEGAVVGGRLHMPSYGSSGLKVKFTEKLTIEGEQKILLVDFDVAQSFGKEAGGSGRWVMSPVIKAAEVTASGSLNVTLAKASDVTLPVVDDHQVTLGDFRAVMINAAGSREELALVDSNGDGTFEATFKFLIPGTFSLSVAGPEGVSFTTSPGAPVTVELGSGRDLTQAFTLTDAQQE; this is encoded by the coding sequence ATGCCTTTGATTCCGCGCCTTCGCTCGAGCTTCGCCGCCCTCCTGACTGTCGCCCTGCTGCCCCTCGTGGGCTGTGGTGGCGGCGAGGGCAAGGTCACCCTGTTGATGACCGACGCGCCGGGCGACGACCTGAAGACCGCCGTCGTCACCATCTCCGAGATCTACCTGCAGGGCGGCGGGGACGACGACGACAGCGACGACCTCGAGAAGGCCGACAACGACGGCAAGGGTGGTCGTGTCGTGCTGCTCGACGAGCCCGTCACGGTGAGCCTGCTGGAGCTGGCCAACAAGACGTCGGAGCTGGTGTCCGACGCGGTGGTCCCGAACGGTAACTACTCCGAGATCCGCTTCGTCATCACCGGCGGCTACGTGGAGGCGAAGAACGCGGACGGCAGCACCACCCTCTTCGCGTCCTCTGACGACTACGCGGAGCTGCCGGAGGGCGCCGTGGTCGGTGGCCGTCTGCACATGCCGAGCTATGGCTCGTCGGGCCTGAAGGTGAAGTTCACCGAGAAGCTCACCATCGAGGGCGAGCAGAAGATCCTCCTGGTGGACTTCGACGTCGCGCAGAGCTTCGGCAAGGAGGCCGGTGGCTCGGGCCGCTGGGTGATGAGCCCGGTCATCAAGGCCGCCGAGGTGACGGCGTCGGGCAGCCTCAACGTGACGCTGGCGAAGGCGTCGGACGTGACGCTGCCGGTAGTGGACGACCACCAGGTGACGCTGGGCGACTTCCGCGCGGTGATGATCAACGCCGCGGGCAGCCGCGAGGAGCTGGCGCTGGTGGACAGCAACGGCGACGGCACCTTCGAGGCGACCTTCAAGTTCCTCATCCCGGGAACCTTCTCGCTCAGCGTGGCGGGTCCCGAGGGCGTGAGCTTCACCACCTCGCCGGGCGCCCCGGTGACGGTGGAGCTGGGTTCGGGCAGGGACCTCACGCAGGCTTTCACGCTCACCGACGCGCAGCAGGAGTAG